A genomic region of Streptomyces sp. NBC_00247 contains the following coding sequences:
- a CDS encoding TcmI family type II polyketide cyclase — MHSTLIVARMEPGASADVARLFTEFDATGMPHRMGTRRRQLFSYRGLYFHLQDFDEDNGGALIEEAKTDPRFLGISEDLKPFIEAYDPATWRSPADAMAKRFYTWEASA, encoded by the coding sequence ATGCACAGCACGCTGATCGTGGCACGGATGGAACCAGGCGCGAGCGCCGACGTCGCCCGGTTGTTCACCGAGTTCGACGCCACCGGAATGCCGCACCGGATGGGCACCCGCCGACGCCAGTTGTTCTCCTACCGAGGCCTGTACTTCCACCTCCAGGACTTCGACGAGGACAACGGCGGCGCCCTGATCGAGGAGGCCAAGACCGACCCCCGCTTCCTCGGCATCAGCGAGGACCTCAAACCGTTCATCGAGGCGTACGACCCCGCGACCTGGCGCTCCCCGGCCGACGCGATGGCCAAGCGCTTCTACACGTGGGAGGCGTCCGCGTGA
- a CDS encoding MBL fold metallo-hydrolase, with protein sequence MNASPLTLTKKRHSCVRLDKDGQALVIDPGGFSGEDEAVGADAILVTHEHPDHFDEGRLRSALEANPAARIWTLRSVAEQLAAAFPGRVHTVGHGDTFSAAGFDVQVHGELHAVIHPDIPRITNVGFLVDGAVFHPGDALTVPEQPVDTLLLPVMAPWSKISEVIDYVREVGPRRAIDIHDALLTDLARPIYDSQIGALGGSDHGRMAPGEHTGF encoded by the coding sequence ATGAACGCATCGCCCCTCACGCTCACCAAGAAGCGGCACTCCTGCGTCCGCCTGGACAAGGACGGACAGGCCCTCGTCATCGACCCGGGCGGGTTCTCCGGGGAGGACGAGGCCGTCGGCGCCGACGCCATCCTGGTGACCCACGAGCACCCGGACCACTTCGACGAGGGCCGGCTGAGGTCGGCCCTGGAAGCCAACCCGGCGGCCCGGATCTGGACACTGCGCAGTGTCGCCGAGCAGTTGGCGGCGGCTTTCCCCGGGCGGGTGCACACCGTCGGCCACGGCGACACCTTCAGCGCCGCCGGGTTCGACGTCCAGGTCCACGGCGAACTCCACGCGGTGATCCACCCCGACATCCCGCGCATCACCAACGTGGGCTTCCTCGTCGACGGCGCGGTCTTCCACCCGGGCGACGCGCTCACCGTTCCCGAACAGCCGGTCGACACCCTGCTGCTGCCGGTGATGGCCCCGTGGAGCAAGATCTCGGAGGTCATCGACTACGTCCGCGAGGTCGGGCCGCGCCGGGCCATCGACATCCACGACGCCCTGCTCACCGACCTGGCCCGGCCGATCTACGACAGCCAGATCGGGGCTCTCGGCGGCAGCGACCACGGCCGGATGGCGCCGGGGGAGCACACCGGGTTCTGA
- a CDS encoding amino acid ABC transporter permease, producing MDVLTENFSLYGKGFLGTLELTVFASLLALVLGFVMASFRVAPVGSLRLVGTVWVTVLRNTPLTLLFFAVLLGLPRFGLVLPFDVFAVLALGCYTSAFICEVLRSGINTVPTGQGEAARSLGMSFGQTLNTVVLPQAFRSVIPPVGSTLIALAKNSAIAGAFSVTELLGTYKTLNELGYSIIWTFVWIAVGYLIITLSISALFTVLEKRWGVTR from the coding sequence ATGGACGTACTGACAGAGAACTTCTCGCTCTACGGCAAAGGGTTCCTCGGCACCCTCGAACTCACGGTCTTCGCCTCGCTCCTGGCCCTGGTGCTCGGCTTCGTCATGGCCTCGTTCCGGGTCGCGCCGGTCGGCTCGCTCCGGCTCGTCGGCACCGTCTGGGTGACGGTGCTGCGCAACACCCCGCTCACCCTGCTGTTCTTCGCCGTCCTCCTCGGCCTGCCGCGCTTCGGCCTCGTCCTGCCGTTCGACGTCTTCGCCGTCCTGGCGCTCGGCTGCTACACCTCGGCGTTCATCTGCGAGGTACTGCGCTCCGGCATCAACACCGTGCCCACCGGCCAGGGGGAGGCGGCCCGGAGCCTCGGAATGTCCTTCGGGCAGACGCTGAACACGGTGGTGCTGCCGCAGGCGTTCCGCTCCGTGATCCCGCCGGTCGGCTCCACACTCATCGCGCTCGCCAAGAACTCGGCCATCGCCGGCGCCTTCAGCGTCACCGAGCTGCTCGGCACCTACAAGACCCTCAACGAGCTCGGCTACAGCATCATCTGGACCTTCGTCTGGATCGCCGTCGGCTACCTCATCATCACCCTGTCCATCAGCGCGCTCTTCACCGTGCTGGAGAAGCGCTGGGGAGTGACGCGATGA
- a CDS encoding Clp protease N-terminal domain-containing protein produces the protein MTQPASVNPPVRLDDLIEAIKKSHADTLEQLSGAVVAADHLGDVADHLIGHFVDQARRSGASWTDIGRSMGVTRQAAQKRFVPKKPDESAEPDPNEGFARFTPRARNVAVAAHNEAHLAGNTEVLPAHLVLGLVADTEGVGARVIAARGVTPEAVRAAALAVLPPAADEVPELIPYDAGSRKVLELTFREALRLGHAYVGTEHILLALLEHEGGDGVLTGLGIDKQHASAAAEAMVAAATGATRNRPGA, from the coding sequence ATGACGCAACCGGCATCAGTGAACCCGCCCGTGCGCCTCGACGACCTCATCGAGGCCATCAAGAAGTCCCACGCGGACACCCTGGAGCAGCTCTCCGGCGCGGTCGTCGCGGCCGACCACCTCGGTGACGTCGCGGACCACCTCATCGGCCACTTCGTGGACCAGGCCCGCCGCTCGGGCGCCTCCTGGACCGACATCGGCAGGAGCATGGGGGTGACCCGGCAGGCCGCGCAGAAGCGCTTCGTCCCGAAGAAGCCGGACGAGTCCGCGGAGCCGGACCCCAACGAGGGCTTCGCCCGGTTCACCCCCCGGGCCCGGAACGTCGCGGTCGCCGCCCACAACGAGGCCCACCTCGCCGGGAACACCGAGGTCCTTCCCGCGCACCTGGTGCTCGGCCTCGTCGCCGACACCGAAGGTGTCGGCGCCCGGGTGATCGCGGCGCGGGGCGTCACCCCGGAAGCCGTGCGCGCCGCGGCCCTCGCCGTGCTCCCGCCCGCCGCCGACGAGGTTCCCGAGCTGATCCCGTACGACGCCGGCTCCCGCAAGGTCCTGGAGCTCACCTTCCGCGAGGCCCTCAGGCTGGGCCACGCCTACGTGGGAACCGAGCACATCCTGCTGGCCCTGCTGGAGCACGAGGGCGGCGACGGGGTGCTCACCGGCCTCGGGATCGACAAGCAGCACGCGTCCGCAGCCGCTGAAGCCATGGTCGCGGCCGCCACCGGGGCCACCCGGAACCGGCCCGGCGCCTGA
- a CDS encoding exodeoxyribonuclease III, with product MRIATWNVNSITARLPRLLAWLESTGTDVLCVQETKCTAEQFPADELRELGYESAVNATGRWNGVALISRVGLDDVVMGLPGGPAYDGTEEPRAISATCGPVRLWSVYVPNGREVTHEHYAYKLRWLEALRGAVAADATGPRPFAVLGDYNVAPTDEDVWDPALFVGATHVTPAERDALAALRGQGLSDVVPRPLKYDHPFTFWDYRELRFPKNRGMRIDLAYGNAPFAAAVKDAYVDREARKGKGASDHAPVVVDLEF from the coding sequence ATGCGCATCGCCACGTGGAACGTCAACTCGATCACCGCCCGGCTGCCGAGGCTGCTGGCCTGGCTGGAAAGCACCGGCACCGATGTGCTGTGCGTCCAGGAGACCAAGTGCACGGCCGAGCAGTTCCCCGCCGACGAACTGCGGGAGCTGGGGTACGAATCCGCCGTGAACGCCACCGGTCGATGGAACGGCGTGGCGCTGATCTCCCGCGTGGGTCTCGACGACGTGGTCATGGGCCTGCCGGGCGGCCCCGCGTACGACGGTACGGAGGAGCCCCGGGCGATCTCCGCGACCTGCGGGCCCGTCCGGCTCTGGTCCGTCTACGTACCCAACGGCCGCGAGGTCACGCACGAGCACTACGCGTACAAGCTGCGCTGGCTGGAGGCGCTGCGCGGTGCCGTCGCCGCGGACGCGACGGGCCCCCGGCCCTTCGCGGTGCTGGGCGATTACAACGTCGCGCCCACCGACGAGGACGTGTGGGACCCGGCGCTCTTCGTGGGCGCCACCCACGTCACCCCCGCCGAGCGGGACGCCCTCGCCGCACTGCGCGGGCAGGGGCTGAGCGACGTGGTGCCGCGCCCTCTGAAGTACGACCACCCGTTCACCTTCTGGGACTACCGCGAGCTGCGCTTCCCGAAGAACAGGGGCATGCGGATCGACCTCGCCTACGGCAACGCCCCGTTCGCCGCCGCCGTGAAGGACGCCTACGTCGACCGCGAGGCGCGCAAGGGCAAGGGTGCCTCGGACCACGCCCCGGTCGTGGTGGACCTGGAGTTCTGA
- a CDS encoding RHS repeat-associated core domain-containing protein, with protein MGAREFDPATGRFLSADPLLETGKPPSLNGYSYAENNPVTLADPTGMYVRWCSFSARRFCRRRVRQRPRTPLKPDTGWRTVNW; from the coding sequence ATCGGGGCCCGTGAGTTCGACCCGGCCACAGGGCGCTTCCTCAGCGCGGACCCGCTGTTGGAGACGGGCAAACCCCCATCGCTCAACGGGTACTCGTACGCCGAGAACAACCCCGTGACGCTGGCGGACCCGACCGGCATGTACGTGCGTTGGTGCTCGTTCTCAGCGCGACGATTCTGTCGACGGCGTGTACGACAACGCCCCCGGACCCCGCTGAAACCGGATACCGGATGGAGAACGGTGAACTGGTAG
- a CDS encoding amino acid ABC transporter ATP-binding protein, translated as MAVDPLIDLRDVNKHFGELHVLRDINLTVGRGEVVVVIGPSGSGKSTLCRAINRLETIESGRITIDGKPLPEEGKGLARLRAEVGMVFQSFNLFAHKTVLANVSLAQMKVRGRKKQVADARSRELLERVGLAAHADKFPAQLSGGQQQRVAIARALAMDPKALLFDEPTSALDPEMINEVLEVMRQLARDGMTMVVVTHEMGFARSAANRVVFMADGLIVEDRTPEDFFTAPESDRAKDFLSKILKH; from the coding sequence ATGGCCGTCGATCCGTTGATCGATCTGCGGGACGTCAACAAGCACTTCGGAGAGTTGCACGTTCTGCGGGACATCAATCTCACCGTCGGCCGCGGGGAGGTGGTGGTGGTCATCGGCCCCTCCGGCTCCGGGAAATCCACGCTCTGCCGTGCGATCAACCGGCTGGAGACGATCGAGTCGGGCCGGATCACCATCGACGGGAAGCCGCTCCCCGAGGAGGGCAAGGGACTGGCGCGGCTCAGGGCCGAAGTCGGCATGGTCTTCCAGTCGTTCAACCTGTTCGCGCACAAGACCGTGCTGGCCAACGTCTCCCTCGCGCAGATGAAGGTGCGCGGGCGGAAGAAGCAGGTGGCCGACGCCCGTTCCAGGGAACTACTGGAGCGCGTGGGGCTCGCCGCGCACGCCGACAAGTTCCCCGCGCAGCTCTCCGGAGGACAGCAGCAGCGCGTGGCCATCGCCCGCGCACTCGCCATGGACCCCAAGGCCCTCCTCTTCGACGAGCCCACCTCGGCGCTCGACCCGGAGATGATCAACGAGGTGCTGGAGGTCATGCGGCAGCTGGCGCGGGACGGAATGACCATGGTCGTCGTCACCCACGAGATGGGCTTCGCCCGTTCCGCCGCGAACCGGGTCGTCTTCATGGCGGACGGACTCATCGTCGAGGACCGCACTCCGGAGGACTTCTTCACCGCGCCCGAGAGCGACCGCGCCAAGGACTTCCTGTCCAAGATCCTCAAGCACTGA
- a CDS encoding DUF6278 family protein, giving the protein MNIPFLDNWRKRQGGTRAVTLAETAATDPAGLAEVLAECELLRVRAESGGLELDDTPGSLTALDQLPPRWRDDPEEVPWMGNDAGLYLGTVLVRTVPGARWDIWPSGQPVVLLASGREIDVVGAGLDWAVYGSPELSQVYAEAAEE; this is encoded by the coding sequence GTGAACATCCCCTTCTTGGACAACTGGCGCAAGCGTCAAGGCGGTACGCGCGCGGTGACGCTGGCGGAGACCGCGGCGACCGACCCCGCCGGCCTCGCGGAAGTTCTCGCGGAGTGCGAGCTGCTGCGCGTCCGCGCGGAGAGCGGCGGCCTCGAACTGGACGACACCCCGGGCTCGTTGACCGCGCTCGACCAGCTGCCGCCGCGCTGGCGCGACGATCCGGAGGAGGTGCCGTGGATGGGGAACGACGCGGGCCTCTACCTCGGCACCGTGCTCGTACGGACCGTGCCGGGCGCCCGGTGGGACATCTGGCCGAGCGGGCAGCCCGTCGTGCTGCTGGCCTCCGGGCGGGAGATCGACGTCGTCGGGGCGGGCCTGGACTGGGCGGTCTACGGCAGTCCCGAGCTGTCCCAGGTGTACGCGGAGGCGGCCGAGGAATGA
- a CDS encoding glutamate ABC transporter substrate-binding protein, producing MRTKKITALLVGLVLATLAAGCGKEGSPPVKGPKADALPHYTVNTGFRLPASKTWTAAERRGRLVIGAKEDQPYLGEKDPATGIYSGFDIEIATMVAAYLGFGPKEIQFKTIASANRETALQNGQIDYYVGTYTINDMRKKLVGFAGPYFMAGQGLLVRTDENDIHGPEDLAGKTVCSAAGSTPYQRIAADYPKADLVAYDTYSICVDNLLTYQVDVVTTDDAILLGFAAKAPDEMKVVGKPFSEEPYGIGVPRSDNALRSAINDALEENEKNGNWRKAFEATLGLSGVPAPTPPPIDRYPAN from the coding sequence TTGCGTACGAAGAAGATCACCGCACTGCTGGTCGGCCTTGTGCTGGCGACGCTCGCCGCCGGGTGCGGCAAGGAGGGCAGCCCGCCGGTCAAGGGACCCAAGGCCGACGCGTTGCCGCACTACACGGTGAACACCGGCTTCCGGCTCCCCGCGTCGAAGACCTGGACCGCGGCCGAACGGCGCGGACGGCTGGTCATCGGCGCCAAGGAGGACCAGCCCTACCTCGGCGAGAAGGACCCGGCCACCGGGATCTACTCCGGCTTCGACATCGAGATCGCCACGATGGTGGCGGCCTATCTCGGCTTCGGTCCGAAGGAGATCCAGTTCAAGACCATCGCCTCGGCCAACCGCGAAACCGCCCTGCAGAACGGCCAGATCGACTACTACGTCGGCACCTACACCATCAACGACATGCGCAAGAAGCTCGTCGGATTCGCCGGCCCGTACTTCATGGCCGGACAGGGGCTGCTGGTGCGCACCGACGAGAACGACATCCACGGTCCCGAGGACCTGGCCGGCAAGACGGTCTGCTCGGCCGCCGGGTCCACCCCCTACCAGCGCATCGCCGCCGACTACCCGAAGGCGGACCTGGTCGCCTACGACACGTACTCCATCTGCGTCGACAACCTGCTGACCTACCAGGTCGACGTCGTCACCACGGACGACGCGATCCTGCTCGGCTTCGCGGCGAAGGCGCCGGACGAGATGAAGGTCGTCGGCAAGCCCTTCTCCGAGGAGCCGTACGGCATCGGCGTGCCGCGCAGCGACAACGCCCTGCGGTCCGCGATCAACGACGCGTTGGAGGAGAACGAGAAGAACGGCAACTGGAGGAAGGCGTTCGAAGCGACGCTGGGGCTGTCCGGAGTCCCTGCGCCGACGCCGCCGCCCATCGACCGCTACCCGGCGAACTGA
- a CDS encoding beta-ketoacyl-[acyl-carrier-protein] synthase family protein → MSERRVVITGVEVLAPGGVGVKDFWSLLSEGRTATRGITFFDPAPFRSRVAAEIDFDPYEHGLTPQEVRRMDRAAQFAVVAARGAVADSGIATGELDPYRIGVSVGSAVGATMGLDEEYRVVSDGGRLDLVDHRYAAPHLYGHLVPSSFAAEVAWAIGAEGPSTVVSTGCTSGIDSVGYAAELIREGSADVMVAGSSDAPISPITMACFDAIKATTPRHDDPAHASRPFDGTRNGFVLGEGAAVFVIEELESARRRGAHIYAEIAGYATRSNAYHMTGLRPDGAEMAEAIRVALDEARLPVESIDYINAHGSGTKQNDRHETAAFKKSLGDHAYRTPVSSIKSMVGHSLGAIGSIEIAASVLAMEHDVVPPTANLHTPDPECDLDYVPLHAREQLTDAVLTVGSGFGGFQSAMVLADPERRAA, encoded by the coding sequence GTGAGCGAGCGCCGCGTCGTCATCACCGGCGTCGAGGTGCTCGCACCCGGCGGGGTAGGCGTCAAGGACTTCTGGAGCCTGCTCAGCGAGGGCCGCACCGCGACCCGGGGCATCACCTTCTTCGACCCCGCGCCGTTCCGCTCCCGCGTCGCCGCCGAGATCGACTTCGACCCGTACGAACACGGGCTGACGCCCCAGGAGGTCCGGCGGATGGACCGCGCCGCGCAGTTCGCGGTCGTCGCCGCGCGCGGAGCGGTCGCCGACAGCGGCATCGCCACCGGCGAGCTCGACCCGTACCGGATCGGCGTCTCCGTCGGCAGCGCCGTCGGCGCGACCATGGGACTGGACGAGGAGTACCGCGTCGTCAGCGACGGCGGGCGGCTCGACCTCGTCGACCACCGGTACGCCGCGCCCCACCTCTACGGTCACCTCGTCCCCAGCTCGTTCGCCGCCGAGGTGGCCTGGGCCATCGGCGCGGAAGGCCCCAGCACCGTGGTCTCCACCGGCTGCACCTCCGGCATCGACTCCGTCGGCTACGCCGCCGAACTGATCCGCGAAGGCAGCGCGGACGTGATGGTCGCGGGTTCGTCGGACGCACCGATCTCCCCGATCACCATGGCCTGCTTCGACGCCATCAAGGCCACCACACCCCGCCACGACGACCCCGCGCACGCCTCCCGCCCGTTCGACGGCACCCGCAACGGATTCGTTCTGGGGGAGGGCGCCGCCGTGTTCGTGATCGAGGAGCTGGAGAGCGCCCGCCGCCGAGGAGCGCACATCTACGCCGAGATCGCCGGCTACGCCACGCGCTCGAACGCCTACCACATGACCGGACTGCGCCCCGACGGCGCCGAGATGGCCGAGGCGATCCGGGTCGCGCTGGACGAGGCGCGGCTGCCCGTGGAGTCGATCGACTACATCAACGCGCACGGCTCGGGCACCAAGCAGAACGACCGGCACGAGACGGCCGCGTTCAAGAAGAGCCTCGGCGACCACGCCTACCGGACGCCGGTCAGCTCGATCAAGTCCATGGTGGGCCACTCCCTGGGAGCGATCGGTTCCATCGAGATCGCGGCGTCCGTTCTCGCCATGGAGCACGACGTGGTCCCGCCCACCGCGAACCTGCACACCCCCGACCCCGAGTGCGATCTCGACTACGTGCCGCTGCACGCACGGGAGCAGCTCACCGACGCGGTGCTCACCGTCGGCAGCGGGTTCGGCGGGTTCCAGAGCGCGATGGTGCTGGCCGACCCGGAGAGGAGAGCGGCGTGA
- the pcaDC gene encoding bifunctional 3-oxoadipate enol-lactonase/4-carboxymuconolactone decarboxylase PcaDC: MRDERVGRVSETSSNTLQYRFDGPKDAPVLVIGPSLGTTWHMWDRQIPDLSQHYRVLRYDLPGHGGAPARPAVSVAELGDRLIATLDSLGIQRFGYAGCSIGGAVGADLALRHPHRVASLALVAASPRFGSADEFRQRGVIVRTNGLEPIARSSPERWFTPGFAAAQSAIVEWAVQMVRTTDPGCYIAACEALASFDIRGELDRIGVPTLVVVGAEDRVTGPAEARTLVAGIPDARLALVPGASHLAPVEQPAAVMELLFTHFSTTWQDTLGAVPVVASVPPAAVPPLSAPYAPVAEIAPPAPRAVDSERTDRHAVGTKVRREVLGDAHVDRAGAATDPFTEDFEDLVTRYAWGEVWNREGLDRRTRSCVTLTALIASGRLEGLAAHLRAALRNGLTPAEIKEVLLQTAVYCGIPAAGAAFAVAQSVIQEETTPPA, translated from the coding sequence GTGAGAGATGAGAGGGTCGGGCGGGTGAGCGAGACATCATCGAACACCCTCCAATACCGCTTTGACGGGCCAAAAGACGCTCCGGTCCTGGTGATCGGGCCGTCCCTGGGTACTACATGGCACATGTGGGACCGCCAGATACCGGACCTCTCCCAGCACTACCGGGTGCTGCGGTACGACCTGCCGGGCCACGGCGGCGCACCGGCCCGTCCGGCGGTCTCCGTCGCCGAACTCGGCGACCGGCTGATCGCCACCCTCGACTCCCTCGGCATCCAGCGCTTCGGCTACGCGGGCTGCTCCATCGGCGGCGCCGTCGGTGCCGACCTCGCGCTGCGTCACCCCCACCGGGTGGCCTCGCTCGCGCTCGTGGCGGCCTCGCCCAGATTCGGCAGCGCCGACGAGTTCCGTCAGCGCGGGGTGATCGTCCGTACCAACGGCCTGGAGCCCATCGCCCGCAGCTCTCCCGAGCGCTGGTTCACGCCCGGGTTCGCCGCCGCGCAGTCCGCCATCGTCGAGTGGGCCGTGCAGATGGTGCGTACCACCGACCCCGGGTGCTACATCGCCGCGTGCGAGGCGCTCGCGTCCTTCGACATCCGCGGTGAGCTGGACCGCATCGGGGTGCCCACGCTCGTCGTGGTCGGCGCCGAGGACCGGGTCACCGGCCCCGCCGAGGCACGCACCCTGGTCGCGGGCATCCCCGACGCCCGCCTCGCCCTGGTGCCGGGGGCCTCGCACCTCGCGCCGGTGGAGCAGCCGGCCGCGGTGATGGAGCTGCTGTTCACCCACTTCTCGACCACCTGGCAGGACACCCTCGGCGCCGTTCCGGTCGTCGCGTCAGTCCCTCCCGCCGCCGTCCCGCCGCTCTCCGCTCCGTACGCGCCGGTCGCGGAGATCGCGCCGCCGGCCCCGCGCGCGGTCGACTCGGAGCGTACGGACCGCCACGCGGTCGGTACGAAGGTCCGCAGGGAGGTGCTCGGCGACGCCCACGTGGACCGGGCCGGCGCCGCCACCGACCCGTTCACCGAGGACTTCGAGGACCTCGTCACCCGCTACGCGTGGGGCGAGGTCTGGAACCGAGAGGGTCTCGACCGTCGTACCCGCAGCTGCGTCACGCTCACCGCGCTGATCGCGTCCGGCCGGCTGGAGGGCCTCGCCGCACACCTGCGGGCGGCGCTGCGCAACGGCCTCACGCCCGCCGAGATCAAGGAAGTGCTGCTCCAGACCGCCGTGTACTGCGGGATTCCCGCCGCCGGGGCCGCGTTCGCCGTGGCCCAGTCCGTGATTCAGGAAGAAACGACACCGCCCGCGTAG
- a CDS encoding amino acid ABC transporter permease, producing MTTHAVPAATALYDIPGPEARKRHFLYGVAATILVAALVGWIVYLLIDTGQFAAAKWNPFTYKGIQELLLRGLGNTLKAFGYAAVLSLALGAVLAVGRLSVHRPVRWIATLLVEFFRAMPVLVMIFFIFVALKVQPLPALVAGLTLYNGSVLAEVFRTGINSVERGQREAAYALGMRKTQVTASVLAPQAVRAMMPTIISQLVVALKDTSLGYLITYEEFLHAGKLIASNLDYDLPFIPVVMVISPIYIGMCMLLSWFATWMAKRQRRNPKTEAVEVSAAGPGPLLP from the coding sequence ATGACCACCCACGCCGTGCCCGCCGCCACCGCGCTCTACGACATCCCGGGCCCCGAAGCCCGCAAGCGGCACTTCCTCTACGGCGTCGCCGCCACGATCCTGGTGGCCGCCCTCGTCGGCTGGATCGTCTATCTCCTGATCGACACCGGCCAGTTCGCCGCCGCCAAGTGGAACCCCTTCACCTACAAGGGAATCCAGGAGCTGCTGCTGCGGGGCCTGGGCAACACCCTCAAGGCGTTCGGGTACGCGGCGGTGCTCTCGCTGGCACTCGGCGCGGTCCTGGCCGTCGGCCGGCTCTCCGTGCACCGGCCGGTCCGCTGGATCGCCACCCTGCTGGTCGAGTTCTTCCGGGCCATGCCCGTGCTGGTGATGATCTTCTTCATCTTCGTGGCGCTGAAGGTCCAGCCGCTGCCCGCGCTGGTCGCCGGACTGACCCTCTACAACGGGTCGGTACTCGCCGAGGTGTTCCGTACCGGCATCAACTCCGTGGAGCGCGGCCAGCGGGAGGCGGCGTACGCGCTGGGGATGCGCAAGACGCAGGTCACGGCCTCCGTGCTCGCGCCCCAGGCGGTACGCGCCATGATGCCGACCATCATCAGCCAGCTCGTGGTGGCCCTGAAGGACACCTCGCTCGGATACCTGATCACCTACGAGGAGTTCCTGCACGCGGGGAAGCTCATCGCCTCGAACCTCGACTACGACCTGCCGTTCATCCCGGTCGTGATGGTGATCTCCCCCATCTACATCGGGATGTGCATGCTCCTCTCGTGGTTCGCCACCTGGATGGCCAAGCGCCAGCGCCGCAACCCGAAGACGGAGGCCGTGGAAGTCTCCGCGGCCGGACCTGGACCCCTGTTGCCCTGA
- a CDS encoding SDR family NAD(P)-dependent oxidoreductase, with protein sequence MSTQDYLSGLFSLEGRTALVTGGSSGIGRAITEALARAGAEVTVVARREAELKATVDELTEAGCRAGWVSADLATTEGVRRAADAAVARSGEPDIVVNCAGINLRPPMGELGEDVWDTTMAINLKAPYLLGERFGPGMAERGYGRLIHISSQQAHRAFVNSGAYGVSKGGLESLARSQAEAWSRHGVTANTLVPGFVMTPLNARLSSDPEKVAALAARTMVGRNGLAEDFAAAAVFLAGPGSAYVTGQSLFVDGGLSVH encoded by the coding sequence ATGAGCACACAGGACTATCTCTCCGGACTCTTCTCCCTGGAAGGCAGGACCGCCCTCGTCACCGGGGGCAGCTCCGGCATCGGCCGGGCGATCACGGAGGCGCTCGCCCGCGCGGGTGCCGAGGTGACCGTCGTGGCCCGCCGCGAGGCCGAACTGAAGGCGACCGTGGACGAGTTGACCGAGGCAGGCTGCCGCGCCGGCTGGGTGAGCGCGGACCTCGCCACGACCGAAGGGGTCCGGCGGGCGGCCGACGCCGCGGTCGCGCGGTCCGGGGAACCGGACATCGTGGTGAACTGCGCCGGGATCAACCTGCGTCCGCCGATGGGCGAGCTGGGCGAGGACGTCTGGGACACCACGATGGCGATCAACCTCAAGGCCCCTTATCTGCTCGGCGAGCGGTTCGGGCCGGGGATGGCGGAGCGCGGGTACGGGAGGCTCATCCACATCTCCTCGCAGCAGGCGCACCGCGCCTTCGTGAACAGCGGGGCGTACGGCGTCTCCAAGGGCGGACTGGAGTCGCTGGCCCGGTCCCAGGCGGAGGCGTGGTCGCGGCACGGGGTCACGGCGAACACCCTCGTCCCCGGCTTCGTGATGACCCCGCTGAACGCCCGGCTCTCCTCGGACCCGGAGAAGGTGGCGGCGCTGGCCGCCCGCACCATGGTGGGGCGCAACGGGCTGGCCGAGGACTTCGCCGCCGCCGCGGTGTTCCTGGCCGGTCCCGGCTCGGCGTACGTGACCGGGCAGTCGCTCTTCGTGGACGGCGGGCTCTCCGTCCACTGA